A single window of Cellulomonas sp. NTE-D12 DNA harbors:
- a CDS encoding EAL domain-containing protein: MDDPTTVLVVTPSLGGHYFGQLLAGVTRQVSQAGGRVVVVETLPESAPRDEAGEPGDFSIPVAWSHVRGVVSITTAAGAEYLRRLRETGRPVVLSSTLMPDFQAPAAMPDNHGGVVAAVEHLVGHGHTRIGFVGNFAQQDIRDRYEAYRQALAANGLELDPALVLRAPNNGETGGDEAARLLLAADARPTALMVATDRNALGLMRRLTAAGMLLPDELAIIGFDNIEAGAFAVPALSTVDQRFDEVGALAATLVLAAIRGEQVPSAVVTPPVGALTLRTSCGCSAEPRPRGAAPAEHSAGPAPRVRLERALTAVLLGDESRIAPVRTAVRAAVGAVDRMLTATEPATEAEVDVLVLLVRSLTSRPDALRRVIEAVSRYASEVVVSPVQVSAWGAVATALWRLQASALLRQVEETEDAMAEQYVVDAALLDTTQTDPRTLGWLAGTHVRAAVLALRVEERSDQLLDVVGAYDAGGTLAHHVGTRTAVESFPPTELLDLLHDDREICVVVPVRTTTHDWGLLALVGAVDSASTRETYQHWAGLLCTALESRRLQEEVRRSSLHDALSGLPNRRLFLERLTAAIDRRERTGTPFAVLFLDLDGFKLINDALGHQAGDRVLAAVGDRIRRELRSVDTGARFGGDEFAVLLHDTGPEGALRVAQRVQAVLAEKLDLDGADVAVRASIGIATGSVGQESAEDVLRDADAAMYRAKSREPGAVAFFDDAMREHVVRHQHLHAEVRRALAEHQFEVFYQPIVNLTSRRTDRFEALVRWHHPERGVVLPDEFLPVMEETGLIVQLGHWVLAEVCRQLAEWGPDVVNVAVNLSDRQFWHRGLLPRVLDALSRNGLTPDRLTLEVTEGVLMRRPEVALHLMQQLHDAGLRLHIDDFGTGYSSLETLHRFPVDAFKIDRSFIRGLASGDRSTELITALVDLGRSLGVAVVAEGVETDDQLELLQRIGCVTGQGYLFMPAVTGEQAGALLGRELAEQPHADRPEPGDEQPVLEPTDT; the protein is encoded by the coding sequence GTGGACGACCCGACGACGGTCCTGGTGGTCACCCCCAGCCTGGGCGGCCACTACTTCGGCCAGCTGCTGGCCGGTGTCACCCGGCAGGTGAGCCAGGCGGGCGGACGGGTGGTCGTGGTCGAGACGCTCCCCGAGTCCGCGCCGCGGGACGAGGCCGGCGAGCCCGGCGACTTCTCCATCCCCGTCGCCTGGTCGCACGTGCGCGGCGTCGTCTCCATCACCACCGCGGCCGGCGCGGAGTACCTGCGGCGGCTGCGCGAGACCGGACGGCCCGTGGTGCTCTCGAGCACGCTGATGCCGGACTTCCAGGCACCCGCGGCGATGCCGGACAACCACGGCGGGGTCGTGGCCGCCGTGGAGCACCTGGTCGGGCACGGGCACACCCGCATCGGCTTCGTGGGCAACTTCGCCCAGCAGGACATCCGCGACCGGTACGAGGCGTACCGGCAGGCGTTGGCCGCGAACGGCCTCGAGCTCGACCCCGCCCTCGTCCTGCGCGCCCCGAACAACGGGGAGACCGGCGGGGACGAGGCCGCCCGTCTGCTGCTCGCCGCCGACGCCCGTCCCACCGCGCTGATGGTCGCCACCGACCGCAACGCGCTCGGCCTGATGCGCCGGCTGACCGCCGCCGGGATGCTGCTGCCGGACGAGCTGGCGATCATCGGCTTCGACAACATCGAGGCGGGCGCGTTCGCCGTCCCCGCCCTCTCCACCGTCGACCAGCGCTTCGACGAGGTGGGGGCGCTGGCCGCCACGCTGGTGCTCGCGGCGATCCGTGGTGAGCAGGTGCCGAGCGCGGTCGTCACGCCGCCGGTGGGTGCCCTGACGCTGCGGACGTCCTGCGGCTGCTCGGCGGAGCCGCGGCCACGTGGTGCCGCGCCGGCCGAGCACTCAGCCGGCCCAGCTCCGCGCGTCCGGCTCGAGCGCGCCCTCACCGCCGTGCTGCTGGGCGACGAGAGCCGCATCGCACCCGTGCGGACGGCCGTCCGGGCCGCGGTGGGTGCCGTCGATCGGATGCTGACGGCCACGGAGCCGGCCACCGAGGCGGAGGTCGACGTGCTGGTCCTCCTGGTGCGCAGCCTGACGTCCCGGCCGGACGCGCTGCGGCGCGTCATCGAGGCGGTGTCGCGGTACGCGTCGGAGGTCGTCGTCTCCCCCGTGCAGGTCTCCGCCTGGGGCGCGGTCGCCACCGCGCTGTGGCGGCTGCAGGCCAGCGCCCTGCTGCGTCAGGTCGAGGAGACCGAGGACGCGATGGCCGAGCAGTACGTCGTCGACGCCGCCCTCCTCGACACCACCCAGACCGACCCTCGTACGCTCGGCTGGCTCGCCGGCACCCACGTCCGGGCGGCCGTCCTGGCGCTGCGCGTCGAGGAGCGGTCCGACCAGCTCCTCGACGTGGTCGGCGCGTACGACGCCGGCGGCACCCTGGCGCACCACGTCGGCACGCGCACCGCCGTCGAGTCGTTCCCCCCGACCGAGCTGCTCGACCTGCTGCACGACGACCGCGAGATCTGCGTCGTCGTCCCGGTGCGCACCACCACCCACGACTGGGGGCTGCTCGCGCTGGTCGGAGCCGTGGACTCGGCGTCGACGCGCGAGACGTACCAGCACTGGGCCGGGCTGCTGTGCACGGCCCTCGAGTCCCGCCGACTGCAGGAGGAGGTCCGTCGCAGCTCGCTGCACGACGCGCTGTCCGGCCTGCCCAACCGGCGGCTGTTCCTCGAGCGGCTCACCGCGGCGATCGACCGCCGCGAGCGTACCGGGACCCCGTTCGCGGTGCTGTTCCTCGACCTCGACGGCTTCAAGCTGATCAACGACGCCCTGGGGCACCAGGCGGGCGACCGGGTGCTGGCGGCCGTGGGCGACCGGATCCGTCGCGAGCTGCGCTCGGTGGACACCGGGGCGCGGTTCGGCGGCGACGAGTTCGCGGTGCTGCTGCACGACACGGGCCCCGAGGGGGCGCTCCGCGTGGCGCAGCGGGTGCAGGCGGTGCTGGCCGAGAAGCTGGACCTGGACGGGGCCGACGTCGCGGTGCGGGCGAGCATCGGCATCGCCACCGGCAGCGTCGGCCAGGAGTCGGCCGAGGACGTGCTGCGCGACGCCGACGCCGCGATGTACCGCGCCAAGTCGCGGGAACCGGGCGCGGTCGCCTTCTTCGACGATGCGATGCGGGAGCACGTCGTCCGGCACCAGCACCTGCACGCCGAGGTCCGCAGAGCCCTGGCCGAGCACCAGTTCGAGGTGTTCTACCAGCCGATCGTCAACCTGACGTCCCGCCGCACCGACCGGTTCGAGGCCCTGGTCCGGTGGCACCACCCCGAACGCGGCGTGGTGCTCCCCGACGAGTTCCTGCCGGTGATGGAGGAGACGGGGCTGATCGTCCAGCTGGGCCACTGGGTGCTGGCCGAGGTGTGCCGGCAGCTGGCCGAGTGGGGTCCCGACGTCGTGAACGTGGCGGTCAACCTGTCCGACCGGCAGTTCTGGCACCGCGGGCTGCTGCCCCGTGTGCTGGACGCGCTGTCCCGCAACGGACTGACCCCGGACCGGCTCACCCTGGAGGTGACCGAGGGCGTGCTGATGCGCCGCCCCGAGGTCGCCCTGCACCTGATGCAGCAGCTGCACGACGCGGGCCTGCGCCTGCACATCGACGACTTCGGCACCGGCTACTCCTCGCTGGAGACCCTGCACCGGTTCCCCGTCGACGCGTTCAAGATCGACCGGTCGTTCATCCGCGGGCTCGCCTCCGGCGACCGCAGCACCGAGCTGATCACCGCGCTCGTGGACCTCGGCCGGTCGCTCGGGGTGGCCGTGGTGGCCGAGGGCGTCGAGACGGACGACCAGCTCGAGCTCCTGCAGCGGATCGGCTGCGTCACGGGTCAGGGGTACCTGTTCATGCCGGCCGTCACCGGCGAGCAGGCCGGCGCCCTCCTCGGCCGGGAGCTGGCGGAGCAGCCGCACGCCGACCGGCCGGAGCCCGGCGACGAGCAGCCGGTCCTCGAGCCGACCGACACCTGA
- a CDS encoding DUF4432 family protein, which produces MSGPTEPVDAAALLDSGMVSLPDAVASVDEVTRAGGERVLVVRAAGGLAVDVLPDRGLDLGPVWWGGVPLAWRSPNPVDPGPGRGWEERFRGGLLATCGPDNIGEPRGASGQHGTHHLTSAYEVRWWRERTASALEVHVSGSVAHTSLGGARIVVQRHVVVPTGTPWVHVRDVVRNVGDRPVGVPLLYHVNLGAPLLRPGARLRVPYRDHVTREPLPAGRHPLEMPSPAVGLEPVVAEHRGPTTTGDRASAVLTGTGAGVEVVVEWPVATLPRLNTWAWPAERAWVLGVEPSNAPLFGPERDGWAAGAPVLEPGADWQTGVSVGLRPVPRGEPRQEDQGR; this is translated from the coding sequence ATGAGCGGTCCGACCGAGCCGGTGGACGCCGCGGCGCTGCTCGACAGCGGGATGGTGTCGCTGCCGGACGCGGTCGCCTCGGTCGACGAGGTGACGCGCGCCGGTGGTGAGCGGGTGCTCGTGGTGCGGGCGGCCGGTGGGCTGGCCGTGGACGTGCTGCCCGACCGCGGTCTGGACCTCGGCCCCGTGTGGTGGGGCGGCGTGCCGCTGGCGTGGCGGTCGCCGAACCCGGTAGACCCCGGCCCGGGACGGGGCTGGGAGGAGCGGTTCCGCGGCGGGCTGCTGGCCACCTGCGGGCCGGACAACATCGGCGAGCCGCGGGGCGCGTCCGGTCAGCACGGCACCCACCACCTGACGTCCGCCTACGAGGTGCGGTGGTGGCGGGAGCGGACCGCCTCGGCGCTCGAGGTGCACGTCAGCGGCAGCGTGGCGCACACCTCGTTGGGCGGTGCGCGCATCGTCGTCCAGCGCCACGTCGTGGTGCCCACCGGGACCCCGTGGGTGCACGTGCGCGACGTGGTCCGCAACGTCGGCGACCGGCCCGTCGGCGTCCCGCTGCTGTACCACGTCAACCTCGGCGCGCCGCTGCTGCGGCCCGGCGCTCGGCTGCGGGTGCCGTACCGCGACCACGTCACCCGCGAGCCGTTGCCAGCGGGCCGGCACCCGCTGGAGATGCCGAGCCCCGCCGTCGGCCTGGAGCCGGTGGTCGCGGAGCATCGCGGGCCCACCACCACGGGTGACCGGGCCAGCGCGGTGCTGACCGGCACGGGCGCCGGCGTCGAGGTGGTGGTCGAGTGGCCCGTCGCCACGCTGCCCCGGCTGAACACCTGGGCCTGGCCGGCCGAACGGGCGTGGGTGCTGGGCGTCGAACCGTCCAACGCGCCCCTGTTCGGGCCGGAGCGGGACGGGTGGGCAGCGGGCGCACCCGTGCTGGAACCGGGCGCCGACTGGCAGACGGGGGTCAGCGTCGGGCTGCGCCCGGTGCCGAGAGGCGAGCCTCGACAGGAGGACCAGGGCCGATGA
- a CDS encoding ketose-bisphosphate aldolase, translated as MLVSGKDILAVADANSFAVPAFNISDWAMYKGIVEISEEKEAPLIVAIHPDELSHIGVDLLPSIIATAHRTHIPVAIHLDHGATYEQVLTGIQAGFTSTMIDASALPFDENVAITRKVVEAAHAVGLSVEGELGTIGKMDAEAEDGSDTIIYTDPDDAVAFVEATGVDSLAIAIGTCHGLYPDWMKPALKLDLLQAIKAKVGVPLVLHGGSNNPDDEIAQAVKLGINKINISSDIKASYHRRMREVLADPTVREPNTIQPPSIEAMKLTAAQKIDLFDAAGKALLF; from the coding sequence ATGTTGGTGAGTGGCAAGGACATCCTGGCGGTCGCGGACGCGAACAGCTTCGCGGTCCCGGCGTTCAACATCAGCGACTGGGCGATGTACAAGGGCATCGTCGAGATCAGCGAGGAGAAGGAGGCGCCGCTGATCGTCGCGATCCACCCGGACGAGCTCAGCCACATCGGGGTCGACCTGCTGCCGTCGATCATCGCCACGGCGCACCGCACGCACATCCCCGTCGCGATCCACCTGGACCACGGCGCCACCTACGAGCAGGTGCTCACCGGCATCCAGGCGGGCTTCACCTCGACGATGATCGACGCCTCGGCCCTGCCGTTCGACGAGAACGTCGCGATCACCCGCAAGGTGGTCGAGGCGGCGCACGCCGTCGGGCTGTCCGTCGAGGGCGAGCTGGGCACCATCGGCAAGATGGACGCCGAGGCGGAGGACGGCTCGGACACGATCATCTACACCGACCCGGACGACGCGGTCGCGTTCGTCGAGGCGACCGGCGTGGACAGCCTCGCGATCGCGATCGGCACCTGCCACGGCCTGTACCCGGACTGGATGAAGCCGGCGCTCAAGCTCGACCTGCTGCAGGCGATCAAGGCGAAGGTGGGCGTCCCGCTGGTGCTGCACGGCGGGTCCAACAACCCGGACGACGAGATCGCGCAGGCCGTGAAGCTGGGGATCAACAAGATCAACATCTCGAGCGACATCAAGGCGAGCTACCACCGCAGGATGCGCGAGGTGCTGGCCGACCCGACGGTGCGCGAGCCGAACACGATCCAGCCGCCGAGCATCGAGGCCATGAAGCTCACCGCGGCGCAGAAGATCGACCTGTTCGACGCCGCCGGCAAGGCTCTGCTGTTCTGA
- a CDS encoding ADP-dependent glucokinase/phosphofructokinase yields the protein MKNAVLGLGGTVDYEVRWDDPTVQALAEAYGIATDELDRLLPIGSERDLVRTVLAFLRDGGGGERYVASSAVVEQFAARFDTRITLGGTCVRAALAMAKLDLPSTVHLVSIDDHVRRLLPAQVAYVCSAEHDSTDPHLIVQYPAGATVKLGPDLLRAPRPNRLIYTNDPPNAELLLSEELGAVLAEADVFLVSGFNTIRDADMLAERLDDLRRHLRHLPAGALVVYEDAGFHVPALSALVRERLLDAVDLYGMNEDEMQAYVGQQVDLLDAPAMVGHLRALQQVVPARTLLVHSGCWALTYGPRSREWRDALRGGVTMAGARYALGDDFTAADYDVVGTGPVSAAGARFAAELEALLGDEVCVVPALDLDVPRPTTIGLGDTFVGGLIAAVVQR from the coding sequence ATGAAGAACGCGGTTCTGGGCCTCGGCGGCACGGTCGACTACGAGGTCAGGTGGGACGACCCGACCGTGCAGGCGCTCGCCGAGGCGTACGGGATCGCGACCGACGAGCTGGACCGGCTGCTGCCGATCGGCTCGGAGCGCGACCTGGTGCGGACGGTCCTCGCGTTCCTGCGCGACGGCGGCGGGGGAGAGCGGTACGTCGCCTCCTCCGCCGTCGTCGAGCAGTTCGCGGCCCGCTTCGACACCCGCATCACCCTCGGCGGGACGTGCGTGCGGGCGGCTCTCGCGATGGCCAAGCTCGACCTGCCGAGCACGGTGCACCTGGTCAGCATCGACGACCACGTGCGGCGGCTGCTGCCGGCGCAGGTGGCGTACGTGTGCAGCGCCGAGCACGACTCGACGGACCCGCACCTGATCGTGCAGTACCCCGCCGGCGCCACCGTGAAGCTGGGGCCGGACCTGCTGCGGGCGCCGCGGCCCAACCGGCTGATCTACACCAACGACCCGCCGAACGCGGAGCTGCTGCTCAGCGAGGAGCTGGGTGCCGTGCTGGCCGAGGCCGACGTGTTCCTCGTCTCGGGGTTCAACACCATCCGCGACGCGGACATGCTCGCCGAGCGGCTGGACGACCTGCGGCGCCACCTGCGGCACCTACCTGCCGGTGCGCTGGTGGTCTACGAGGACGCCGGCTTCCACGTGCCGGCGCTCAGCGCTCTGGTCCGCGAGCGGCTGCTGGACGCGGTGGACCTGTACGGCATGAACGAGGACGAGATGCAGGCGTACGTCGGGCAGCAGGTGGACCTGCTCGACGCGCCCGCGATGGTGGGTCACCTGCGGGCGCTGCAGCAGGTGGTGCCGGCCCGCACGCTGCTGGTGCACAGCGGGTGCTGGGCGCTGACGTACGGGCCTCGCAGCCGCGAGTGGCGGGACGCCTTGCGCGGCGGCGTGACGATGGCGGGCGCCCGGTACGCACTGGGCGACGACTTCACCGCGGCGGACTACGACGTGGTGGGCACCGGGCCGGTCAGCGCCGCCGGCGCCCGGTTCGCGGCGGAGCTCGAGGCGCTGCTGGGCGACGAGGTCTGCGTCGTCCCGGCGCTCGACCTGGACGTGCCGCGGCCGACGACGATCGGGCTGGGCGACACCTTCGTCGGCGGCCTGATCGCGGCGGTGGTGCAGCGATGA
- a CDS encoding DeoR/GlpR family DNA-binding transcription regulator has translation MSASASEGVATRRLPAGRKAELAAYVAEAGEVTVARLAEHFDVSPDTIRRDLDQLDADGVLIRTHGGAVSLTANPRPDTGLDVRLRLRADAKEVIGQLAATLVEDNAALMVNGGTTTLALARHLRDRRDLTIATNSLRLPAEISPQSIRDLYVFGGSVRLTAQATVGPVGIPMSVSGGDLDIRCDLAFIGVGAVSADSGYSTSNLSEASMMAEMMRRASRVAVLADSSKFGRRLFAQIAELDRADYLITEVAPPEALQDALDRAGVRVLHPGSVDLAVHAPTTED, from the coding sequence ATGTCCGCTTCAGCATCCGAGGGCGTCGCGACGCGGCGACTGCCTGCCGGCCGCAAGGCCGAGCTCGCCGCCTACGTGGCGGAGGCCGGTGAGGTGACCGTCGCCCGCCTCGCGGAGCACTTCGACGTCTCGCCGGACACCATCCGCCGGGACCTCGACCAGCTGGACGCCGACGGCGTGCTGATCCGCACCCACGGCGGCGCCGTCAGCCTGACCGCCAACCCGCGCCCGGACACCGGCCTGGACGTGCGCCTGCGCCTGCGGGCCGACGCCAAGGAGGTGATCGGCCAGCTCGCCGCCACGCTGGTCGAGGACAACGCCGCCCTCATGGTGAACGGCGGCACCACCACGCTCGCCCTCGCGCGGCACCTGCGGGACCGCCGCGACCTGACGATCGCCACCAACAGCCTGCGGCTGCCGGCCGAGATCTCCCCGCAGTCCATCCGCGACCTGTACGTGTTCGGCGGCTCGGTGCGGCTGACCGCCCAGGCCACCGTCGGTCCGGTCGGCATCCCCATGTCGGTGTCCGGCGGCGACCTCGACATCCGCTGCGACCTGGCGTTCATCGGCGTCGGAGCGGTCTCGGCAGACAGCGGCTACTCCACGAGCAACCTGTCCGAGGCGTCGATGATGGCCGAGATGATGCGCCGGGCGTCCCGCGTGGCGGTCCTGGCCGACTCCTCGAAGTTCGGCCGCCGCCTGTTCGCGCAGATCGCCGAGCTGGACCGGGCGGACTACCTGATCACCGAGGTGGCGCCGCCGGAGGCGCTCCAGGACGCGCTCGACCGGGCAGGCGTTCGGGTGCTGCACCCGGGCTCGGTCGACCTGGCGGTCCACGCACCGACGACCGAGGACTGA
- a CDS encoding sugar ABC transporter permease, whose amino-acid sequence MSALTHTTHAVPDAAPVVRRRAHWPLLRRRLTPYGYLAPTVVLLVVLMFLPIAMVIGYSFQDNVITNPNPVFVGLKNYVKVLTNPVFFTAVKNTLYFTGVSVVAHLLLGLGFAMMLNSPLLGNRTKALFRMVYVLPWLFTVAIIAVLWRMLLDPSGVVNYLLTVVGLIHKNVEWLASPEIALHAVTFINVWSGYPFFMVSLLAGLQGIPKELYEAATVDGAGPLQKFRSVTLPQLRPIIISMALLDFIWTTQQFALIWMTTGGGPINVTEMLSTFTYKLAFSRYQFAQASTSAVIILLLSMTLAFFYVRHQKARD is encoded by the coding sequence TTGTCTGCACTCACGCACACGACGCACGCGGTGCCGGACGCCGCTCCGGTGGTCCGCCGCCGGGCGCACTGGCCGCTGCTGCGGCGCCGGCTGACGCCGTACGGGTACCTGGCACCGACCGTCGTGCTGCTGGTCGTCCTGATGTTCCTGCCGATCGCGATGGTGATCGGCTACTCGTTCCAGGACAACGTCATCACCAACCCGAACCCGGTGTTCGTCGGCCTGAAGAACTACGTGAAGGTGCTCACCAACCCGGTGTTCTTCACCGCGGTGAAGAACACCCTGTACTTCACCGGTGTGAGCGTGGTGGCGCACCTGCTGCTCGGCCTGGGCTTCGCGATGATGCTGAACAGCCCGCTGCTGGGCAACCGCACCAAGGCGCTGTTCCGCATGGTGTACGTGCTCCCGTGGCTGTTCACCGTGGCGATCATCGCGGTGCTGTGGCGGATGCTGCTGGACCCCAGCGGGGTGGTGAACTACCTGCTGACCGTCGTGGGCCTGATCCACAAGAACGTCGAGTGGCTGGCGTCACCGGAGATCGCCCTGCACGCGGTGACCTTCATCAACGTGTGGTCCGGGTACCCGTTCTTCATGGTCAGCCTGCTGGCCGGTCTGCAGGGGATTCCCAAGGAGCTGTACGAGGCGGCGACCGTCGACGGTGCCGGTCCGCTGCAGAAGTTCCGCAGCGTCACGCTGCCGCAGCTGCGCCCGATCATCATCAGCATGGCGCTGCTGGACTTCATCTGGACCACGCAGCAGTTCGCGCTGATCTGGATGACCACCGGCGGCGGCCCCATCAACGTCACCGAGATGCTGAGCACGTTCACCTACAAGCTCGCATTCAGCCGGTACCAGTTCGCGCAGGCCAGCACCAGCGCGGTGATCATCCTGCTGCTGTCGATGACGCTCGCGTTCTTCTACGTGCGGCACCAGAAGGCGAGGGACTGA
- a CDS encoding carbohydrate ABC transporter permease, producing the protein MASTAKRRRENTQRAFLLLGLVVGGLFAGFPVLWMLSNSFKPNVAIFATPPKLVSGFTLQAYKEIFTDPTKLRYFGNSYVVALSVTALTLLVGILAAYAFSRYEFPFKRVLNMVVISVQAVPPITLLIPYFGLVVALKMYNTYQGLILTYMVFTLPYAIIMLTGYFNTLPRELDEACKVDGASGFGALWRILVPIAVPGIVSVGIYTFMIAWNEYLFALTLTKTNQMRTVPIGIQLLMGQHSYEWNQMMAMSVLGAVPVLLLFLFFQRFFIGGMTAGAVKL; encoded by the coding sequence ATGGCGAGCACGGCCAAGCGCCGCCGGGAGAACACCCAGCGCGCGTTCCTTCTCCTCGGCCTGGTGGTCGGCGGGCTGTTCGCCGGCTTCCCGGTGCTGTGGATGCTGTCGAACTCGTTCAAGCCGAACGTCGCGATCTTCGCCACGCCACCCAAGCTGGTCAGCGGCTTCACGCTGCAGGCGTACAAGGAGATCTTCACCGACCCGACCAAGCTGCGGTACTTCGGCAACAGCTACGTGGTGGCCCTCAGCGTCACGGCACTGACCCTGCTGGTCGGCATCCTGGCCGCCTACGCGTTCAGCCGGTACGAGTTCCCGTTCAAGCGGGTGCTCAACATGGTGGTGATCAGCGTGCAGGCGGTGCCGCCCATCACGCTGCTGATCCCCTATTTCGGGCTGGTCGTGGCGCTGAAGATGTACAACACCTACCAGGGTCTGATCCTGACGTACATGGTGTTCACGCTGCCGTACGCGATCATCATGCTGACCGGCTATTTCAACACGCTGCCGCGTGAGCTGGACGAGGCGTGCAAGGTCGACGGGGCCAGCGGTTTCGGCGCCCTGTGGCGGATCCTCGTGCCGATCGCCGTCCCCGGAATCGTCTCGGTGGGCATCTACACGTTCATGATCGCGTGGAACGAGTACCTGTTCGCCCTCACGCTGACCAAGACGAACCAGATGCGGACCGTTCCGATCGGCATCCAGCTGCTCATGGGGCAGCACTCCTACGAGTGGAACCAGATGATGGCGATGAGCGTGCTCGGCGCCGTCCCGGTGCTGCTGCTCTTCCTCTTCTTCCAGCGCTTCTTCATCGGCGGGATGACCGCCGGTGCCGTGAAGCTCTGA
- a CDS encoding sugar ABC transporter substrate-binding protein produces MSNGAHAVRAAVAVLGVAALAVTAGCSSGSSSSTSASSGDSGGKVTLEFAQWWEPELPAGALKGLMDDFTKQNPNIEVKLLSGPYASTKEQVVAGAASGTMSDVVGLDGAWVSDFKKQGAIADLSALMKQNGYDESQLVSQVKLDGSTYMIPVLNFVYPLFTNDDLLSKAGVTAPPSTRTQFMDAAKKITAGGAASGWVLPLSLDAPNGVQNDVMSWVWASGGSMLKDGKPDLTNSDVKAGTQFVKDLWDAKVIAPGSFTMKEQDKVEQFTNGRVGMMIDSLAHINLIRKENPNLKFSISAIPAADGYSGKRGIPYASWGIGIAQNSKHKAEAWKLVSYLLSKDVNSKMSTLANAFPGNTGSTPDFSNSDPLFKSAFEIYKQGTPANEFVGLPVSEQLMRDFGEQLQSTLDGKQSVDDALKNAQAKWVGEF; encoded by the coding sequence ATGAGCAACGGTGCTCATGCAGTTCGGGCCGCTGTGGCGGTCCTCGGCGTAGCGGCGCTCGCGGTGACCGCCGGCTGCAGCAGCGGCTCGTCGTCCAGCACGTCGGCGTCCAGCGGCGACAGCGGCGGGAAGGTCACGCTCGAGTTCGCCCAGTGGTGGGAGCCGGAGCTGCCCGCGGGCGCGCTCAAGGGCCTCATGGACGACTTCACCAAGCAGAACCCGAACATCGAGGTGAAGCTGCTCAGCGGCCCCTACGCCTCGACCAAGGAGCAGGTGGTCGCGGGGGCTGCATCGGGCACCATGTCGGACGTCGTCGGCCTCGACGGTGCGTGGGTGAGCGACTTCAAGAAGCAGGGCGCCATCGCGGACCTGTCGGCGCTGATGAAGCAGAACGGCTACGACGAGAGCCAGCTGGTCAGCCAGGTCAAGCTCGACGGCTCGACCTACATGATCCCGGTGCTCAACTTCGTCTACCCGCTGTTCACCAACGACGACCTGCTGAGCAAGGCGGGGGTCACCGCACCTCCGTCGACCCGCACGCAGTTCATGGACGCGGCCAAGAAGATCACGGCCGGCGGCGCCGCCTCCGGGTGGGTGCTCCCGCTGTCGCTCGACGCGCCCAACGGCGTGCAGAACGACGTCATGTCGTGGGTCTGGGCGTCCGGCGGCTCGATGCTCAAGGACGGCAAGCCCGACCTGACCAACTCCGACGTGAAGGCCGGGACGCAGTTCGTCAAGGACCTGTGGGACGCCAAGGTCATCGCCCCCGGATCCTTCACCATGAAGGAGCAGGACAAGGTCGAGCAGTTCACCAACGGCCGCGTCGGGATGATGATCGACTCGCTCGCGCACATCAACCTGATCCGCAAGGAGAACCCGAACCTCAAGTTCAGCATCTCGGCCATCCCGGCTGCTGACGGGTACTCGGGCAAGCGCGGCATCCCGTACGCCTCGTGGGGCATCGGCATCGCGCAGAACAGCAAGCACAAGGCCGAGGCGTGGAAGCTCGTCTCGTACCTGCTGAGCAAGGACGTCAACTCCAAGATGTCCACCCTGGCCAACGCCTTCCCGGGGAACACCGGCTCGACGCCGGACTTCTCCAACAGCGACCCGCTGTTCAAGTCCGCCTTCGAGATCTACAAGCAGGGCACCCCGGCGAACGAGTTCGTGGGCCTGCCGGTCTCCGAGCAGCTGATGCGTGACTTCGGCGAGCAGCTGCAGAGCACGCTCGACGGCAAGCAGTCCGTGGACGACGCACTGAAGAACGCCCAGGCCAAGTGGGTCGGCGAGTTCTAG